One Pirellulales bacterium DNA window includes the following coding sequences:
- a CDS encoding aspartate aminotransferase family protein — protein sequence MTATATQTSAETIEQFQKYVVPNYVRYPVSLVRGEGSYVWDAEGNRYLDFFPGWGCNLLGHCPPAVVEAVQDQVATLIHVPNTWHTPWQGQWAQALSERSFGGQAFFCNSGTEANEAAIKLARLHTPKERYKIITFTGGFHGRTLGATAATAQPKYHEGLGPLMAGFVYAPFGDLNAVKNLIDHETAAILVEPVQGEGGINIPPADFLPGLRELCDENQLLLMFDEVQTGCGRTGAWFAYQHFGVTPDVMTLAKAVCGGIAGGALLTKPEIAPSLRPGMHAATFGGNPIAARAGVAYIEAVENENLLEHAQQISKIFQSRLEQLQHECNLIRQVRILGLMIGVELTVDGAPIVKGCLDKRLLVNCTHGTVLRLLPALNMSEEQVHEGCDILAAVVKQHSKS from the coding sequence ATGACCGCCACCGCCACACAAACTTCGGCCGAAACGATTGAGCAGTTCCAAAAATACGTGGTGCCCAATTACGTCCGGTATCCGGTGTCGCTGGTGCGTGGCGAGGGATCGTATGTGTGGGATGCGGAGGGAAATCGCTATTTGGATTTCTTTCCCGGCTGGGGATGCAATTTGCTGGGGCATTGCCCGCCGGCGGTGGTCGAGGCGGTGCAAGACCAGGTGGCCACGCTCATTCACGTTCCCAACACCTGGCACACGCCGTGGCAAGGACAATGGGCGCAGGCCCTTTCGGAGCGCAGCTTTGGCGGGCAGGCATTTTTCTGCAACTCCGGCACCGAAGCCAACGAAGCCGCCATTAAATTGGCTCGCCTCCACACGCCGAAGGAGCGCTACAAAATTATCACCTTCACCGGCGGCTTCCATGGCCGCACCTTGGGCGCCACCGCCGCCACCGCCCAGCCGAAATATCACGAAGGCTTGGGCCCGCTGATGGCCGGCTTTGTGTATGCTCCCTTCGGCGATTTGAATGCCGTGAAAAATTTGATCGATCACGAAACCGCCGCCATTTTAGTCGAGCCGGTGCAAGGTGAAGGAGGCATTAACATTCCGCCAGCCGATTTTCTTCCCGGCCTGCGCGAATTGTGCGACGAAAACCAGTTGCTCCTGATGTTCGACGAAGTGCAAACCGGCTGTGGCCGCACCGGAGCGTGGTTTGCCTATCAACATTTTGGCGTTACGCCCGATGTCATGACGCTGGCCAAAGCAGTCTGCGGCGGCATTGCCGGCGGCGCACTTTTGACCAAACCGGAAATTGCTCCCAGCCTGCGTCCGGGAATGCATGCCGCCACCTTCGGTGGCAACCCTATCGCCGCCCGAGCCGGAGTGGCGTACATCGAAGCCGTCGAAAACGAGAACTTGCTGGAGCACGCCCAGCAAATCAGCAAAATTTTCCAGTCGCGGCTGGAGCAATTGCAGCACGAGTGCAATTTGATTCGCCAGGTGCGAATTCTGGGCCTGATGATCGGCGTGGAGCTTACCGTCGACGGCGCTCCAATTGTCAAAGGCTGTCTCGACAAACGCCTTCTCGTCAATTGCACCCATGGCACTGTGCTGCGGTTGCTGCCGGCCTTGAATATGAGCGAAGAACAAGTTCACGAAGGCTGCGATATTTTAGCCGCCGTGGTTAAACAGCATTCAAAGAGTTAA
- the argF gene encoding ornithine carbamoyltransferase encodes MRHLLCVTDLTTAEIERIFAITADLKSKYSQGIREAILPGRVIGMLFEKPSLRTRVSFEAGMVQLGGGSLFLGQDVGFGSRESMADFSRVLSQYVDGVVIRSKRHETVAEVAQHSTCPVINGLTDYAHPCQALADLYTLRELVGKLNGLTLAYVGDANNVARSLVEGCGRLGMKIIVATPKEYHFSADDVARFQREIPQLDLTLTNDPVAAVKSAVAVYTDVWASMGQETESAKRRKAFAAYQVNAALMKQAPAEAYFMHCLPAHRGEEVTDEVIDSSHSVVVQQASNRLHVQKGILAWLLTARG; translated from the coding sequence ATGCGACATTTACTTTGCGTCACTGATTTGACCACCGCCGAAATCGAGCGCATCTTTGCGATCACGGCCGATTTGAAATCGAAGTACAGCCAGGGCATCCGCGAAGCCATTTTGCCGGGCCGCGTGATTGGCATGCTGTTCGAAAAGCCCTCGCTCCGCACCCGGGTAAGCTTTGAAGCCGGCATGGTGCAACTCGGCGGCGGCAGCTTGTTTTTGGGCCAAGACGTGGGGTTCGGTTCGCGCGAGAGCATGGCCGATTTTTCCCGCGTCCTCAGCCAGTACGTCGACGGCGTAGTTATTCGCTCCAAGCGGCACGAGACCGTGGCCGAAGTCGCCCAGCACAGCACCTGCCCGGTGATTAACGGCTTGACCGATTACGCGCATCCTTGCCAAGCGCTGGCCGATTTATACACGCTGCGCGAACTGGTCGGCAAATTGAACGGCCTCACGCTGGCCTACGTGGGCGATGCCAACAACGTAGCCCGCAGTTTGGTGGAAGGTTGCGGCCGGCTGGGAATGAAAATTATCGTGGCCACGCCGAAGGAGTATCACTTCAGTGCGGACGATGTAGCCCGGTTCCAGCGCGAAATTCCACAACTCGATTTGACGCTGACCAATGATCCGGTCGCCGCGGTGAAAAGCGCTGTGGCCGTGTACACCGACGTGTGGGCCAGCATGGGGCAAGAAACCGAAAGCGCCAAACGCCGCAAAGCTTTTGCCGCATACCAAGTGAATGCCGCACTAATGAAGCAGGCCCCGGCCGAGGCATACTTCATGCACTGCTTGCCAGCCCACCGCGGCGAAGAAGTGACCGACGAAGTCATCGACAGCTCCCACAGTGTTGTCGTGCAGCAAGCCAGCAATCGCCTGCACGTGCAGAAGGGAATTTTAGCGTGGCTGCTCACGGCCAGAGGTTAG
- a CDS encoding four helix bundle protein: MKVDNYRDLIVWQRSVDVAHAIRQSTLAFPKHETFGLASQIQRAAVSIPANIAEGHERESTKEYLYHLSVAQGSRAELETHLTLAEMSGYLEATEVDQFLKRLDEIGKMIRAIQKSLKKKISLIP; this comes from the coding sequence ATGAAAGTCGATAATTACCGAGACTTGATTGTTTGGCAACGCAGTGTGGACGTTGCCCATGCGATTCGTCAATCAACTCTGGCATTTCCTAAACATGAAACTTTTGGATTAGCATCACAAATTCAACGCGCGGCTGTTTCCATCCCTGCCAACATTGCCGAAGGACATGAACGCGAATCAACGAAGGAGTACCTCTATCATCTTTCTGTTGCACAAGGATCTCGCGCAGAATTGGAAACTCATTTAACGCTGGCCGAAATGTCAGGATACTTGGAAGCAACAGAAGTCGACCAATTTCTCAAGCGACTCGACGAAATTGGGAAGATGATTCGGGCAATACAAAAGTCTCTCAAGAAAAAAATCTCGCTAATTCCATAA
- the rph gene encoding ribonuclease PH has protein sequence MRHDGRKKDELRPVKITRRFTRTAPGSVLFQAGGTTVLCTASVDSKVPEWMAGKGRGWLTAEYNMLPGSTSPRKKRERDGKTDGRTTEIQRLIGRSLRAIIDLDAIGERTVAIDCDVLEADGGTRTASITGAYIALVDALATLSEPGCPQPGGFPAGTSPVRKILSASVAAVSVGMVEGQPMLDLDYSEDVDAAVDMNVVMTGDGRFIEVQGTGEEATFSEDELQALLRLAKSGIEQLTILQSAALR, from the coding sequence ATGCGGCATGACGGACGAAAAAAGGATGAGCTCCGCCCGGTGAAAATCACGCGCCGGTTCACGCGCACGGCGCCGGGCAGCGTGTTGTTTCAGGCCGGCGGCACCACCGTGTTGTGTACCGCATCGGTCGATTCTAAAGTGCCCGAGTGGATGGCGGGCAAAGGCCGCGGCTGGCTCACCGCCGAGTACAACATGCTCCCCGGCAGCACCAGTCCGCGAAAAAAACGGGAGCGCGACGGCAAAACCGACGGCCGCACCACGGAAATTCAACGGCTGATTGGTCGCAGTTTACGGGCCATCATCGATTTAGATGCCATTGGCGAGCGGACCGTGGCCATCGATTGCGATGTGCTGGAAGCCGATGGCGGTACGCGCACCGCCAGCATCACCGGCGCGTATATTGCGCTGGTCGACGCGCTGGCAACACTGTCGGAGCCGGGCTGTCCTCAGCCTGGTGGATTTCCGGCAGGCACATCGCCTGTGCGAAAAATTCTCTCCGCCAGCGTGGCCGCCGTCAGCGTGGGCATGGTCGAAGGCCAACCGATGTTGGATCTGGATTACTCCGAAGATGTCGATGCCGCTGTCGACATGAACGTCGTCATGACCGGCGATGGCCGCTTCATTGAAGTGCAAGGCACCGGCGAAGAAGCCACCTTTAGCGAGGACGAATTGCAAGCCTTGCTGCGGCTGGCCAAAAGCGGTATTGAACAACTGACGATATTGCAAAGCGCGGCATTGCGATAA
- a CDS encoding YraN family protein: protein MSWPATIRSRWVKFWQPKPLGYLGERAVEKHLKRQGYKIVARGLRLRGGELDLVAVENRTVVFVEVKTRRTAHFGLPQEAVDSRKQWRLTRAALFYLKRHGLLEYPARFDVVAVTWPHQAKRPTIEHFQNAFEATGVQGMYS, encoded by the coding sequence ATGAGCTGGCCGGCGACAATTCGGTCGCGCTGGGTAAAATTCTGGCAGCCGAAACCGCTGGGTTATTTGGGCGAACGGGCGGTGGAAAAGCATCTCAAACGCCAAGGCTACAAAATTGTCGCCCGGGGCCTGCGGCTGCGCGGCGGCGAGCTAGATTTGGTGGCTGTCGAGAACCGCACAGTGGTGTTTGTGGAAGTGAAAACCCGGCGCACGGCACACTTCGGCCTGCCACAGGAAGCGGTCGATTCGCGCAAACAGTGGCGGCTCACTCGGGCGGCACTGTTTTACCTGAAACGGCATGGATTGCTGGAATATCCCGCGCGCTTTGACGTGGTGGCGGTCACGTGGCCGCACCAAGCCAAACGGCCCACGATCGAGCATTTCCAAAACGCGTTCGAAGCGACCGGCGTGCAGGGAATGTATAGCTGA
- the trmD gene encoding tRNA (guanosine(37)-N1)-methyltransferase TrmD, which yields MRFDVLTLFPEIFSGYLSQSLLKLAIERGLVQVNLHNIRDWAQGKHKVVDDRPYGGGPGMLLKVEPVVESVEAVQKMPPNGSASAGNAAEPGHLIMLTPTGRKLTQAVVEELADHQRLLLLCGRYEGFDDRVRQILQPDEISIGDYILGGGEVPAMVLIDTVIRLVPGVLGDEDSARCDSFSVQSPSVQATSAGGLLRSTSATPGVTEGSTPGNLRLLEGGHFTRPREYRGLTVPEVLISGDHEAIARWRAEQALQITGRRRRDLLDGTPHSAPEKLRESKNSPS from the coding sequence ATGCGATTCGATGTTCTCACGCTGTTTCCGGAAATCTTTTCCGGTTATCTCAGCCAGAGCTTGCTCAAGCTGGCCATTGAGCGCGGGCTGGTGCAGGTGAATTTGCACAACATTCGTGATTGGGCCCAGGGAAAGCACAAAGTGGTGGACGATCGGCCCTACGGCGGCGGCCCAGGAATGCTGCTGAAAGTAGAGCCGGTGGTGGAATCGGTCGAAGCGGTTCAAAAGATGCCGCCGAATGGTTCAGCTTCGGCCGGAAACGCAGCCGAGCCCGGGCATCTCATCATGCTCACGCCGACGGGACGAAAATTAACGCAAGCCGTGGTGGAAGAACTGGCCGATCACCAGCGGCTGCTGCTCTTGTGCGGGCGGTACGAAGGGTTCGACGATCGGGTGCGGCAGATTTTGCAGCCCGATGAAATTTCCATTGGCGATTACATTCTCGGCGGCGGCGAAGTGCCGGCCATGGTGCTGATCGACACGGTCATTCGCCTGGTGCCGGGAGTGCTGGGAGATGAAGATAGCGCCCGGTGTGATTCGTTTTCGGTGCAGTCGCCTTCTGTTCAAGCAACTTCCGCTGGGGGCTTGCTTCGCTCGACCTCAGCCACCCCGGGCGTCACGGAAGGTTCGACTCCGGGCAATCTGCGATTATTAGAGGGGGGCCATTTTACACGGCCTCGGGAATATCGCGGCCTAACCGTACCGGAAGTGTTGATCAGCGGCGATCACGAAGCCATCGCCCGGTGGCGGGCCGAGCAAGCTTTACAAATTACCGGCCGGCGGCGGCGAGATTTACTCGACGGAACACCGCATTCGGCGCCGGAAAAGTTGCGGGAATCGAAAAACTCACCGTCTTAG
- the rpsP gene encoding 30S ribosomal protein S16: protein MKRLGRKHRSYFRICATDSRAPRDGRVIEEIGSYDPMIPLTDARCTLKHDRVQYWLGVGATPSDRVSILIKKYGPAGTHLKEQEAAVAQYKAPKTVPDAGPPAEIAKPKKAEEAPAESAPAGESSGGVEATAPAAE from the coding sequence ATGAAACGCTTGGGGCGAAAGCATCGCTCCTATTTTCGCATTTGTGCTACCGATTCCCGCGCCCCGCGCGATGGCCGGGTAATTGAGGAAATCGGCAGTTACGATCCGATGATTCCGCTGACCGATGCCCGTTGCACGCTCAAGCACGATCGGGTGCAGTATTGGCTGGGCGTGGGCGCTACGCCGTCGGATCGGGTCAGCATTCTCATTAAAAAATACGGCCCAGCCGGCACGCACTTGAAGGAACAGGAAGCCGCTGTCGCCCAATACAAAGCCCCCAAGACCGTGCCCGATGCCGGTCCTCCGGCCGAAATCGCCAAGCCAAAGAAAGCCGAAGAAGCTCCAGCCGAAAGCGCGCCCGCTGGGGAATCATCCGGCGGCGTGGAAGCGACGGCGCCGGCGGCGGAGTAA
- the ffh gene encoding signal recognition particle protein: MFESIQNGLSEAMRSLRGKAKLSEANMRDGLELVRTALLEADVNYDVAQEFMNRVSADAVGEKVLQSLRPTEQLVSIVHRELINLMGPVDHSLHMHEGTNILMLCGLQGSGKTTTCGKLGRLIQQRGRKVMLVAADLQRPAAIDQLHVIGEQLGLAVYSERGAPDPVVVCHNAVRKATEEGIAVVILDTAGRLHIDEELMEQLKRIDKRVEPDTVLLVVDGMTGQDAVNSAKAFNEALELDGLVMTKLDGDARGGAALSVKQVTGVPIKFIGTGEHLDNLEEFHPDRMASRILGMGDVLSLVETAQREFDQEKMAETEERMRQGEFTLDDFRAQMSQLARPGLMKKMIGMMPGMGALNDLMGQFDEAEIHRLNGMIDSMTADERRNPGVIDQSRRRRIATGSGVEPHEVNELVKQFDGMASLMKEMSGLGMRDRMRKMQQLQQGGFLDPGNRLSRGKVGTGKRLSADEKRKMKKQREKELRKKKRDARN; the protein is encoded by the coding sequence ATGTTCGAATCCATTCAAAACGGCCTGTCCGAAGCGATGCGCAGCTTGCGTGGAAAAGCCAAGCTGAGCGAAGCGAACATGCGCGATGGGCTGGAGCTGGTTCGCACGGCGCTTTTGGAGGCCGACGTCAATTACGACGTCGCCCAGGAGTTCATGAACCGCGTCAGTGCCGATGCGGTGGGGGAGAAGGTGCTGCAATCGCTCCGCCCCACCGAGCAACTCGTCAGCATTGTGCATCGCGAGCTGATCAACCTGATGGGCCCGGTCGATCACTCGCTGCACATGCACGAGGGAACCAACATCCTGATGCTGTGTGGCCTGCAAGGTTCCGGCAAAACCACCACCTGCGGCAAGCTGGGCCGGCTGATTCAGCAGCGCGGCCGCAAAGTGATGTTGGTGGCCGCCGACTTGCAGCGCCCCGCGGCCATCGATCAATTGCACGTCATTGGGGAGCAACTGGGGTTGGCCGTATACAGCGAGCGCGGCGCGCCCGATCCGGTGGTCGTGTGTCACAACGCCGTTCGCAAAGCCACAGAGGAAGGCATTGCGGTCGTCATTCTCGATACCGCCGGCCGGCTTCACATTGACGAAGAGTTGATGGAGCAGCTCAAGCGCATCGACAAGCGCGTGGAGCCCGATACCGTGCTGCTGGTGGTCGACGGCATGACCGGCCAGGATGCGGTCAACAGCGCTAAAGCCTTCAACGAAGCGCTGGAGCTGGATGGCCTGGTGATGACCAAGCTCGACGGCGACGCGCGCGGCGGAGCGGCGTTGTCGGTCAAGCAAGTCACCGGCGTGCCCATCAAGTTCATTGGCACCGGCGAGCATTTGGACAACCTGGAGGAATTTCATCCCGACCGCATGGCCAGCCGCATTTTGGGCATGGGCGATGTGCTGTCGCTGGTCGAAACCGCACAGCGCGAATTCGACCAGGAGAAAATGGCCGAAACCGAAGAGCGGATGCGGCAAGGCGAATTCACGCTCGATGATTTTCGCGCCCAAATGAGCCAGCTTGCACGGCCGGGCTTGATGAAAAAAATGATCGGCATGATGCCCGGCATGGGGGCGCTCAACGATTTGATGGGCCAATTCGACGAAGCCGAAATTCACCGCTTAAACGGCATGATCGACTCCATGACGGCCGACGAACGCCGCAATCCGGGCGTTATCGATCAAAGCCGCCGCCGCCGAATTGCCACTGGCAGCGGTGTAGAACCGCACGAAGTGAACGAGCTGGTCAAGCAATTTGACGGCATGGCCTCGCTGATGAAAGAGATGTCGGGGCTGGGCATGCGCGACAGAATGCGTAAAATGCAACAGTTGCAGCAAGGAGGATTTCTCGACCCGGGCAACCGCTTGTCGCGGGGCAAAGTGGGCACGGGCAAACGCCTGAGCGCCGACGAAAAACGCAAAATGAAAAAGCAGCGCGAAAAAGAGCTGCGAAAAAAGAAACGAGACGCACGCAATTAA
- a CDS encoding secondary thiamine-phosphate synthase enzyme YjbQ: MEVPQRRAIVSIHDEVARLVAESGVHEGLALINAMHITASVFINDNETGLHHDYEAWLERLAPFDASAAKYRHNATGEDNADAHLKRQVMGREVVVAITAGKLHLGPWEHIFYYEFDGRRRKRVLVKIIGE, encoded by the coding sequence ATGGAAGTGCCCCAGCGGCGGGCCATTGTTTCCATTCACGACGAAGTGGCGCGGCTGGTGGCCGAGAGCGGCGTGCACGAAGGATTAGCACTGATTAACGCCATGCACATTACGGCGTCGGTGTTTATCAACGATAACGAAACCGGCCTGCACCATGATTACGAAGCGTGGCTGGAGCGGCTGGCGCCGTTTGACGCTTCGGCGGCGAAATATCGGCACAACGCCACCGGGGAAGACAATGCCGATGCCCATCTCAAACGCCAGGTAATGGGACGCGAAGTGGTCGTGGCGATCACTGCGGGCAAGCTGCACCTGGGGCCGTGGGAACACATTTTCTACTACGAATTCGATGGCCGTCGCCGCAAACGGGTGCTAGTGAAAATCATCGGCGAGTAA